From Aegilops tauschii subsp. strangulata cultivar AL8/78 chromosome 5, Aet v6.0, whole genome shotgun sequence:
GTCCGAGTGAAGATCATCCAAGTGGAATCATGCTCCTGTCATCCGAGTGAATCTTCATTCGGGTGCCTTACCCGAGTGAGTAAACCCCCATGATGTTGTTGGTATTCCGATACCTGGAGTATGTGGGCATGAGCCCCCATGGTCTTTTGCTAGGTTTAGACCACTATAGGCCTACCCCGTAGGAGATGACCACATCAACATCCACAAGTGACGGACAAGTCCCGGACTCCGACAAGGAGTAGGGCATGCGAGAGAGCGAGGCCTCAAGTCCCATGCTCTCAAGGAACATGCAAACAAGAAAGCATGAACAAAAAACCTGGGTACTGAAATATAGGACTTTAATCTGAGCTTTCCAAATTTTGGAATGCACAACTCTAAGATAATATGCGTGTGCGTGACAACGAAACTTTTCCAGGTGCTGGTAGCACAAATAAGTATTCGTTTTCCAAACTGTATTCGGTTACTTAAATGGAGCCACGTGCCAACATTAATCTGAAATTTTTCATTCAGTATGGTACTACACTGTTAGGAAAGTCAGGGTACTATTCTCAAGCATCTAAATTATACTTGAAGGTGCCAATTTCCGAATTGGGGGCAGCCTTGGGATTGCTGGATGACTTGAGCTGCCATCATGGAAGTCAAGAGAAGTCTTCCAAATCAGAACGCACAGGGCTCCTTGCAATCTCCCCATGCATTGACTGACTTTCGCATGCAGATGTTCGCATTATATTCATTCATCAGAGAGGGGCCAATATCAAGTTGGATTCTACATACCTCCTCCCTCTGTTTCTTTTTTGCTTCGCAAATTATCTTACCTCAAATGGTTTGAGTGAACTCAGTCAAGTAGAGTTAGGGTTCCTTTTTATAGAAAGAAAACTCGTGAACGATTTGGTAGGTTTTTTTTTCCCAAATGGTTGAAAATAACTTGTGTGAATCTTGAAACCATCCAAATACCTGACGAAAATCTTGAAGAAGCCCTACAAATAATATGTGGTGCAGGGAATCGAACAAAAGCATCTAAATATTTTGAAGCATGTTCTGACCAGTTTTTTTTTAATGTATGGGCCATATTATTTATTTATAAACCAGGTGAAAATACAAACATACACACACCAACACCTCAAGATCATATATATTATCGTTCACATAGAATAGAAAGCTTCCTACGCCGGCCAATGCGAGATCCCACCAAATCCCGCTGCGTAGAAGTTGTCCATCTCACACTTATGAGCCACCACGGATTGGCGGGCAGCTCTGCTGAACCGGTCCAGCTGGGACAAATGATGAAACAAAACAAGTTAGATAGAAAGACAACAAAATTTTCATGTGTGTTTATGCAAATACAACAACATCGAGTGCTGGCTTACAGTCGTCGCAGGTGGACGGTCCACCTTGTTGCCCGAGGATGCCACCAATGAAAACCAGTAAAACCAGGACGACCAGCATCAGCCGAACCGAGCTGGCCGAGTACTTGTTTGCCATCAAGGTTCTGCCGACGAGATGGATGTTTGCTTTCTTGTTGAATTTGGAGTGGCAAGCTAACAGTTTGTGCAGTGGGTGCTCAACTCAAGCAGCGCTTATATAGAGTAGGTGCGTAGCTTCCATGAAATAAATGGCTAGCTAGGTGGAAATGAGGGGTTGGTGGAAGGAAGTATGCATGACTCTGCCGGGCAATGAAGGAGTATGAACGCACGTCCTATACATGCACTGACTGGCTCCTTGCACAAGTCTTTATCGGTTCTTTGTAAATGCCCTTCATCGTGGAACGTCTAGTCATTTTTGTTGGCATTCATCTGAGAAGAAGGGCCGAGTAGCCAAGTGTGCTGACCaattttgtttgtttgtttgtttgtgctCTTGTATGCTTCTACAcagatggccgtatgcatcattctgatgcagaggccggggagatcccctttttcgaaaaaaaaaatgCTTCTACACAAGCATTACAGCTCATTTCATTCAAGCAGTGACATCAAACATTTGAGTACAAAGTACATAAGCATCAACTAATCTCGAGTATACGGAAAGCAACACTAACCTTTCTTGATATCTACATATAAATTTTTGGACAAAGAGTGGAATTTATTGactcaaaatgaagcatcaaAAAAATAACATAATGAGCACACACCCGGCCTCTACATAGCTAGGATGCACACAACCAATACCAACTCACACACACGAAAACACGTCGACAACTACcaaagtcatataagaccaaagcTACATGTAGGTGAGAAAAAAATCCCTAAAATGATCATATCTGCGATCAGCATACTACAGTAATGGCCATTTCCGCACCAATTATCTCATGACACCGCATGGACGATGAGGTTCTTTAACGGCAACGCCTTCAGTAACGGAGTGACACTCGAATGCCGCCGTCACTGGATCCAACCAAAAGGCCagaatctaggttttcaccctgaagaatcAGTCCAAGCATATGCGAGCAAtgtcttcaacaaggtaatgatgtaagaaaaacatcATCATTGCGAGGTATAGCCATTCGGGCATGACCTAGGCTTTCGCGCCGGAGCTCGATGCCAGGTGCTCGAGTAGTACCATCATCGAAATCTCTCATGTGTTATTGCCACCACTTTTCCGCGAATCCAGCAGTTACATGCGATGCGACTGCTGCCACTGCACAACCATTCCTCTACGTGAAGTCTTCTTCCATAGTTTGTATCGCACCGCCGAAGTCAATCACCAGATCAAAAGAGATGAACACTCACAAAGATCTTTCGATGACCACCGTCGTCGTAGAGCCGTAGGAAGTTGCTGCAGTGCTTTGCAGTCACCAACATCGGGCTGATCAGATCTGAATCACCACGGCTTTGTTGGCCGGAGCGGAAGGTCAGCACCTCGCTGCTGCAGACTCGTACGGGCCAACCCGCACAGCTGCAAGGTGTGTTCCCACTGCGCCACTGCTCCGGTGCCGCAGCATCACGTAGCCACAAGGCCGACAAGGAATGAGGCTAGAACCCCACGGAGCTCCCGATCTGAGCGCGATGCCGCGAGACGAGATGCAGCTCCGATTCCCAGCAGACAGTGGCCTCCGAATCCGCCGCATCTCCGCATCACAAGACGCTCGCCGGAGAGCAGTTTAGATCCATCACCACAGGGCACTTCCTACTCCTCCCGCTTGCCAAGACGCTACACCAGGAGCAGCCTTGTGGACCAGCCACCGCCACTCCAGATCTGCATCGCGCCTGCAGCCTGCTAAGAGCCCACCAGGCCGTATCCTTTGGAGAGCAgcaggccccgccgccgccgcctgcgaCGGCGGCAAGAACCACCGAGGAGAAGGGCTCCTGGAGAAAGGGATTTGGGCACCCCGGTGCCGCCACTGGGGGCGACACGGGAGCGAGGGCTAAAAGCCCATCCTTGATCCTCTATCTGTAAATTTGGTACTTCCTCCGTTCTAATTATAAGTCTTTTTAGAAATTCCACTGCAAACTACGTATGACGTATATAGAcacattttagagtatagattcactcattttgctccgtatatagtctatagtggaatctctataaaaacttatatttagaaacgaaggGAGTATCACACTTTCATTAACGCGCATTTGAAACTTTATTGATATCTATCTATAAATTTGGCATATACGCTGTGAATTAGACATGGTAGGTAGAGATCAACAAGCAGATCCTTCCGAAGCTATGAATCTTGTTCGTTTATTTCTTACATGCAGCCTGATCTCTATGCTACCACTCGTACAGCCATAAAGTAGACTGGAATTTTGAACCTGTCTTATATTTCTTTTCGTTACCCAAAATTAAACTTCTTTTCCTGTCGCAAAAAAATGACCTTCTTTTTTGGGAGCAATTAATCAAGGGATACCTCTTGATGGGCTCTAGCAGCGGTCACTTTCTTGGCCCGGGAGGGTGCCAAGTACATATGTGCTTCTATATGTGCTTCCTAAAAATGAAAAAGCACGGTCCGTACTTGTGCTAGAAGCACAACTGTGCGCCCCGAAAAGGTAAGGAACAACTTTCAAAAAGAGTGAAAAGTACAGTTGTGCTTCCTAGTTTCGTGTTCTCTTGGGTTAATTTTTTTTATTGCTTTCTGGTTTTTATGTTTTTATTAAAAAACATTTCATAAAAACATATCATCATGAGATCTAGCTAGTTTTAAATATCCTGATGTGAGAAATTCAATGATGAAGACGGTTCGTGATTTGAACGCACCGTTGAAGATATAAAATGTCCCCCTAAAAAaaggagataaaacattttgaaaaaataaatcTGCAAAAAAATTGCAAAACTCCCAGGTTTCACCATCAAAGATGACCTTTGCAAAGCGTACTGAGTTTTTTTCTGAGAGCAGAAAAAGCTACCCCAAATTATACAGGCTTGAGATTCAGCCCGAGGCCCAGCCCAGTAGTACGTCACCGAGGTCCGAAGGCGCAGAGGCACTCGCTGGTCTGGTTACTGGTTAGACTCGATTCGATCCCTCCTCTGCCCCAGCCGACCGCCGCGGCGTTGCCAGCCACCTCTGCTGCCGGCCTGCTCCGCCAAAATCTCCCCGGGTCTCAGCGGAGGAACGCTGGTTGGGTCGAGCTCGCCTGCTCCGTTGCTCCTGCTTCTCTCGAAATGGATCGGGTAATTTCTAATCCAGCTACTGAGTGCTAACTTAAATGAGTGCATAGACAGAGTGCCTGACTCTCACTGCACTCCACCCCTATAGTTTATCTCAACTAATTTGCCTGAAGCTGAATCCGGAACAGCCAAATCTGCCAGAGCAATGAATGCGGCATTCCTATGCCTGATGCTAGACAAGAGATCTCTCACGGAACAATTCACACCGTAGCATCATGCGCGCAATCAGAGGACAAGTGCTACTGATAGTATATATTGGGCAGTAGGCGTCGACATAGTTCCTCTTGTAATATAACACAACACATTCAGACTTTCAGAGTACATCAGACAGTCAGCCTTGACATCCCTATGCTGCAGCCTGACAACATGTTTTCTTCCGCACTTTTATCACGCGGTGGATCAGTATTTCCCTTGATGAAATATCACTACCAGAACAAAATGTACACCATTCCCTCGCCCTGCCTGATCTTTTGAGGGTGCTCGTCGTCTTGTAAGACTTTATGTGTGTGTACGCTGCCTGTTGTGGGCTTTATTCAGTTAAAGCCGGACGCTTCAAGCGTCTTCGTTCTAAAAAAACAAAATGTACACCATAGAATCCTACATTTCAAGAGGCTTTTCAGGAACATATCTTTCAGTCACTTGAGCAAAATAAGCATAGACTACAGCTCACCCGTAAGTAACATACATGCGAGCAAAAACAAAATGTCCTATTCCTTGACACGCAGCGCACAGTATTCTCGTTTGACTGCGGAGATTTCTGCGTAGACGTCCGGCATTGTCGGCCAATCTTTTGGTGTCTCCGTGGAGCATGAGAGACCAAGCTGAGCAAGCTGCATAATGCAGCTCAGCATTCCCACCATTGCATGGTTTCCTTGGTCTAGGTTTCTGTCCACGCCTTCGTCTCCGAAATTTTGGATGATGACATTAGGATCAAGTATCTCGTGGATCTTTGTAGGAAATGCATTTCCCACAAATTTCTGAAGGCTCAGACCATTCTTGAACAACTCATCTGTTGGGCGTTTCCCAGTGAGCATTTCTAGGATGATAATTCGATAGCTATATACATCGCCCGCTGTTGAGATCTTGTTCCCGATGCCATACTCTGCATTGTTGATCATTGAGTTGTCTTAGGACATTGATTATTGAAAACCATAAAAGTACTTGAATGATATTAGGGAGTAAACATAATAATACTAATATAGAAAATGTATACCTGGTGCAATGTATCCAATTGATCCTCTCAGTCCTGCTAAGCTCGTAGAAGTAACAGTACTTGAAGAGTTGTGATTTTGAAGGAACTTAGCTAACCCAAAGTTACTGAGACGGGCACCCATGACATCATCTAGTAGCACATTGCTAGGCTTCAAATCACAATGGACTATAGGGGGCATGCAACTGTTATGTAAATAACCCAGTGCAGCAGCCATATCCACTGTGATTGTTACTCTGGAGCCCAAACTCAACGGTCTTCTCGTTTCCGAATAAATCCAGCTCTCTAGGGTACCGTGAGCCATGTATTCAATAATAAGAGCCTTGAAATCATTCCCTTTGTGGTCCCATGTTGAGCAGGCAGAAATCACCCTTACGAGATTATGATGACGAGTGTTTCTAAAGGCCTCGCACTCGGCAGCAAAGCTTTTTGGTGCTCCAAGTTGATCAAGCTTGAAAACTTTTACAGCAATCATTCCATTTGTTTCAGACTCAAGGACACCCTTGTATACTGATCCATATGCCCCTCAACCAACCAAGTTATCTAGAGAGAAACCGTTCGTCGCTTTGGCTAAATCAGCATATGAGAAGCTCTTCATCTCCGTATATGATGGATGATCTGAATGTTTAGATCTCTTACTCCTCCTCTTCAAGAGAATAAATACTACACATGACATACATACCAAAGCAAGAGCCGCCACACTGATCCCAGTTATCTTTAGAGTACGCCAAGTGTGCCTGTGTCTGGATGACACGGAGCAAAGTGGCAGTTGTAGCATCAAGGAACTAGAGCACAACATACTATTCCCTTGGACAAATACCTCACTAGAATTTTCAAATATGCCCCCTTGTGGCATTTGACCATCAAGGTCGTTGAAGGACAAGTTGAGAAGCTTCAGAGATTTGAAGGACTGGAACAAGTTTGGAATTTCACCACTCAAGTTGTTTCGAGAGAGATCTATCTCAGAAGTACCTCTCAAATTGACGAAAGAGTGAGGAATACGGCCGTCAAGAAAATTACCCTCCAAGTGAAGGGACTCTAAGTGGACATAAGCACCTAGAGTAGTTGGAATGCGACCGGAAAGGCGGTTGTTGGAAAATTCAGTGGGCCTATATTGATCAAGCCACCAATTTCCTGTGGAATCTGTCTAGAAAGCTGGTTGTGGGACAAATCCAAACCTGCAGATAAAGAGTCAAGAAAGAAGAGCTCTCTTGGTATGCTCTCACTCAACGCGTTACACGAAAGGTCGAGAGTGATTAAACTCTGGCAATCACCTAGCTCCCTAGGAATGGGTCCACTGAAATTGTTATCTTGCAAGGATAGCTTGGTCAGTTGACGGAGTTTGCCTATCCAACGTGGAATCTGTCCAGAAAGTCTATTCTGTGACAAGTCTACGGAACTCAAGTTGGCAAGGTTTCCAATTGCGTTGGGGAGATCACCAGCAAACAGATTCTGCTCCATTCTAAGAAATGAGAGGTTTGTGAGGTTCCCTAGCTCTGGTGGTATGCTACCGGACATCTTATTTGCGTGCAGAACCAAAGCCCGTAGGCTATTTGCAAGCCTACCAACTGAACTCGGAAGATTACCTTGCATCATGTTGGTTCCCAAAGACAAGACCTGCAGCTGCGTGCAATTTGCCAACGAGGAGAGGAATGACCAGTCTCCAGCTTCTAGCTGATTACTTGCCAGAATTAGCTCTTCTAGGTTAGAAAGAGACCCAAAAGAAGGGATAGTACCATAGAATGCATTGGCCCCAAGGTTAATGGACAGGAAATTGGTTGCGTTGGCTAGCGATGCAGGGATTTTTCCTCCAACCTTATTTTGTTGCAGTATGAATGTTTGGATGCTTGGAAGTGTATATCCGATGTCAAATGGAAGTTCCCCAACAAAATTATTGACGGCTAAACTAAGGTAGGTGACTGAAGACATGTTGAATATGGGGGTTGGGACAGTCCCCGACAGAAGGTTGTAAGAAATATCTAGTTCTTGCAAGTTTGGGATTTTTGCTATACTCACTGGGATACTTCCTTTGAAACTGTTGGCCGCAAGCAGAAGGATCCGAAGGGAAGAAAATTTACCCAGAGTCGACGGTATGGTGCCTGCAAGACTATTCACCGACAATATAAGAGCTTGCGAGGGTGAATTGAAATTTGGAACGACCGCAGGTATTTACCCAGAAAAGTTGTTCCATCCAAGGGCTAATCTTTGAAGCGATGTGCTGTTGAAAAGAGCAGGAGGTATCTCTCCATCAAGGTTGTTTCTTACCAAGTTCAACACCTGAAGAGATGAACTGTGAGCAAGGGCCGACGGAATGGGTCCTGTGAGGGAGTTGTTTGCGAGGATGACAGAAACAAGGGAGTTAGAGCTGTTGCTTCCAAGTGAAAGAGGAATGTGGCCTGTCAAGCTGTTACGAGCAAGGCGTAAAACCGAGAGATTGCGGAGCATCCCGATGCTTTTCGGGATATCTCCACTAAGCTTGTTATTCCCAAGATCAATCACCTGGAGGGATGTGGAGGACAGGGTGTTGGGGATGGAACCAATAAGGCTGCTGGAGCTGAGGTTAAGGTAGCTCCACCTGCTCAGCTGCCCGAGTTGCGATGGGATGTGGCTGCTCAAAAGATTGCCCGGGAAGTGGATTCTTGAGAGGAGGGTGAGGTTGGCGATGCAGGGCGGTATCTGGCCATCGAGGCCAGAGTTCTCGAGGTCCAGCGCGACAACGCGAGATGCGTTGCAAGTGAGACCGAGCCAGCTGCAGAAAGGGAGGGAGTTGTTCTGCACCCATGAGCCAAGGACGGAACTGGGGCTGCTGGAGAGGTGGAGCTTCAAACAAAGGAGGGTTTCAAAGTCGGTGGTGttagatgaagaagaagaagcagcggCAGCGAGGCTCAGAAGAGAGGTTACAACAGCAATGGCTAGGAGCCTTCCTGGTCTGACGTCACACATGTGCTTCTTCAGTAAGCTGCGTGTATCTTTGTACTAGTGATATGCTGCACTTATACAAGGAGGACAGGTGAGCTGCAAGCTCCTTCCTTGCACATACCCTGGCTCTTTGCAAAGTAGTAATTGCCATTTCTGTCATGTGAGCCGCTAAATTCTTCTTCCACATCTGCACCTAACATACTTTCTTGCTATTTCTGCCATGTGAGAAATTCAACTCTTCTCGGTCCTAATTTCAGACTACCTCTGTCTGTCTTGGTCCTCAATCACCACATAATTATCTTTTGGACTACCTCTGTCTGTCTCAGATGCCAAAAAGAATGTATATATGTACACTTGGCCACTTGGCCACTTGGCTGTTATCGGAACCCAACTCGATCTTTCCATATGATCTAGAACATAAATACCGTTTAAGATAACTAATTGATAAGATCTTTGAGGTGGCAGTTTGACTAGCAATTTATATCTAAAATATATTATTTCAAATAAAAAATATTACATGATATTTTCTTATTTAGTGATGGTCAAAACTGTAGAAGTTTGACCGGCGGTAATTGTAAAATACCGACTTGTATATTTTCTGCAATTACCAACAAATTAGAAAACTGACTGGACAAATTACTCTGTACTCCACATGATACTCGTGCAAGGAGTCGTCGGTCAATGTACACCAGCTCTTCATGCAGTTTCTCCCCTTTTCATGCGATGGCAACTGAAGTGGAGGTAAGCATATGATTCCCAACCATCTCTTGATCCCAACACGTACAGCCAAGGTGACCACTTGGCCAATAATATAATATATATGGACCCACCTTCACAGATGAGTACCAACAGATGCGTTCATCTGGCTTCTCATTTGTGCTATCTGCGCCTGAAATTTCTCATCTAGAGCTGCGCATTTCGTTTTAGAATTTTTGAAATAAGCTCTGATGAATTTCCATCATTATTTGTGCTTCTTGCACTGATTAATTACAAGTAATTGTGTTGTTGCAGCAGATGTGCTACCACTCGCTCTGGGCCTCCCTTTACATCTAGCACCCAAGTACCCAACCACCATCAGCTAGCCGCCTCCAGTCCAGGTACCAACTTCCATCCTTGGAATCAATCAGCACGAGTACTATGTATCCTTTGTTTCTTGCGTGCTGCTACTTGAGGCTTGACTTGCTTTTTTGCCACCAACCAGCCATTGCCAATTTGCCACCCTCAATCATCACTTGAATCCAAGATTCTGGTttggttttcaatttcaccacATGTATGTACAGAGGCGGGTCCGCACACTCGGCCCTTGAATTCTCAGATGAATGCCGATAAAAATGACTAGATGTTCCACCAGAGAGGATTAAAAGCATTttagaaagaaagaaagaaagaagaatcGACAAGGACTTGTGTATTGAGTCATCATTCAATGTATAGCAACGTGCATTATTAGAGTATATCCTTTGATTAACTTACTCCTTCCTTCCTCGTCCGGCACATGTGTACTTCCTTCTTTCTCTTCTTTGCACCTAACCTAATTTCACATGGAAACTATACGTACATAAGTACTCTATATATATAACCCATTGAACAAATTGTTAGGTTGCCACTCCAAATAGAAATACAGGAACAAAGCAAAATTGGCATCCATCTCGTCAGCCGAACGAGGATGTATATGGCAAAGAACAACTTTGCGACCTCGGTTCGGCTGATGCTGATCCTCCTTGTTCTGCTGGTTTTCGTCGGTTGCATCGTCGGACGAGGTGGGCCGTCCACCTGCGACCATCGTAAGCTAGCTACCACTGCTGCTGTTTCATACATGTGAACCCTCCCAGCAAATTAAATCATGCACTCCTTTCTTTCTAGATGATTGACTTGTTTTCTGTTCGTCATTTGTGGCAGCTGCAGCTCAGCAAAACTGCCCGCCGATCCCTGGTGGCGACTCATAAGCATGAAAAGTTCGGTAGGATCTTGCGTTGGCAGGCGTAGGAAGCTTCTTATTGAAAAACTGTTTGATGTATATGCGAACCGGACAACATTGTTCTTGAGGTGTCGATTCCGTGACGTTTCTTCGTATTGATATGTTTGTAATGTGACCTGGTTTACATATAAATAATTCAAAAGCAGTCTAATTGGCGCATGCATAGTTAAAATGTTCAGAGCCATCGAGGATTATAAGTTGGCGCATGCATAGTTAAAAAGTACTGAATGTGGGTCGTGGACTGAGAATATCTAATTTCCAGGGGAATTTCTTGACTAATTACTGGGTCTACCCTCAGGGCGCCCTATAACTTATGCTAGGGTGCCAGggaagaaaagaaaggaaaacgGTCTTCTTTTATATAGGCTTTAAGGAAAAAGGCAAGTAAGTTGTAAGCCAAAAATCAAGGCTTTTAAGGATCTTCGACAACTTATAAATAAGCTAATAACAAAATTTTTTGTGTCTTTCGAGATAACAAAGATATGACCATATTCTAGATCTATTTTCAACAGACGAGATCGGATAGTAGAATAGAGTGGAGGATTTGCTGCTTTCTTAAAATGATAAAGAGTCAGGAGAGGGTCTATGTTAATAGAGCTCTTTAGATATTTGTGACTTCTGGGACTGGTTTCACATGACCGTATAGATATATTTTTATGTGAGACATATAGTGAAGAACTAGTTAGTGAAGCTGATCATGAAAAATAAACTCAGATGCTCATCACAGATAGTTATAAAAATAGTTGGATCATGTGAAACCAGTCCCAGAAGTAAAAAAAAAATCGAAATAGTTAAGAAATTTCTTGGGAATTCATTCTTAGTCCATGGCCCACATTCAGTAATGGATCTAAACAGTACTTTTTAATGCAAGGGGTAGGCGGGATTATTTATATGTAAACAAGGTCACAGTATAAACCATGGTTTTTGAGTTGCTGTATAGTCGCCGACTAATCGCCAAGTCATTTTCCAAAAATCAAGGCGACTCGCGACTATACAGCGACTTATGG
This genomic window contains:
- the LOC109775375 gene encoding LOW QUALITY PROTEIN: uncharacterized protein (The sequence of the model RefSeq protein was modified relative to this genomic sequence to represent the inferred CDS: inserted 1 base in 1 codon; substituted 2 bases at 2 genomic stop codons), coding for MCDVRPGRLLAIAVVTSLLSLAAAASSSSSNTTDFETLLCLKLHLSSSPSSVLGSWVQNNSLPFCSWLGLTCNASRVVALDLENSGLDGQIPPCIANLTLLSRIHFPGNLLSSHIPSQLGQLSRWSYLNLSSSSLIGSIPNTLSSTSLQVIDLGNNKLSGDIPKSIGMLRNLSVLRLARNSLTGHIPLSLGSNSSNSLVSVILANNSLTGPIPSALAHSSSLQVLNLVRNNLDGEIPPALFNSTSLQRLALGWNNFSGXIPAVVPNFNSPSQALILSVNSLAGTIPSTLGKFSSLRILLLAANSFKGSIPVSIAKIPNLQELDISYNLLSGTVPTPIFNMSSVTYLSLAVNNFVGELPFDIGYTLPSIQTFILQQNKVGGKIPASLANATNFLSINLGANAFYGTIPSFGSLSNLEELILASNQLEAGDWSFLSSLANCTQLQVLSLGTNMMQGNLPSSVGRLANSLRALVLHANKMSGSIPPELGNLTNLSFLRMEQNLFAGDLPNAIGNLANLSSVDLSQNRLSGQIPRWIGKLRQLTKLSLQDNNFSGPIPRELGDCQSLITLDLSCNALSESIPRELFFLDSLSAGLDLSHNQLSRQIPQEIGGLINIGPLNXSNNRLSGRIPTTLGAYVHLESLHLEGNFLDGRIPHSFVNLRGTSEIDLSRNNLSGEIPNLFQSFKSLKLLNLSFNDLDGQMPQGGIFENSSEVFVQGNSMLCSSSLMLQLPLCSVSSRHRHTWRTLKITGISVAALALVCMSCVVFILLKRRSKRSKHSDHPSYTEMKSFSYADLAKATNGFSLDNLVGXGAYGSVYKGVLESETNGMIAVKVFKLDQLGAPKSFAAECEAFRNTRHHNLVRVISACSTWDHKGNDFKALIIEYMAHGTLESWIYSETRRPLSLGSRVTITVDMAAALGYLHNSCMPPIVHCDLKPSNVLLDDVMGARLSNFGLAKFLQNHNSSSTVTSTSLAGLRGSIGYIAPEYGIGNKISTAGDVYSYRIIILEMLTGKRPTDELFKNGLSLQKFVGNAFPTKIHEILDPNVIIQNFGDEGVDRNLDQGNHAMVGMLSCIMQLAQLGLSCSTETPKDWPTMPDVYAEISAVKREYCALRVKE